Proteins found in one Anopheles aquasalis chromosome 3, idAnoAquaMG_Q_19, whole genome shotgun sequence genomic segment:
- the LOC126575323 gene encoding dynactin subunit 6: MSADKNDFKIMARSMVCEDSNLQGDITISSGCVIHPSATIIAESGPIVIGENCILEEYATLRYRIPDGHPLLEGGGKPAKPLIIGPENVFEVGCTVEALSIGERNVFESKSYVSADVTVGNGCVIGAGCRLVGKQSLDDKIVVYGRSCLQRETLDKHKSQMIQLDYLRKILPNYHHLRKVNYDPKKERAEV; encoded by the exons ATGAGCGCTGATAAAAATGA CTTTAAAATCATGGCCCGCTCGATGGTGTGCGAAGACAGCAACTTACAGGGAGACATCACCATCTCCAGCGGCTGTGTGATTCATCCGTCAGCAACCATCATCGCGGAATCGGGTCCGATCGTCATCGGTGAGAACTGCATTCTGGAAGAGTACGCCACGCTACGGTATCGCATACCGGATGGCCATCCCTTGCTGGAGGGCGGTGGAAAACCGGCAAAGCCGCTCATCATCGGGCCGGAAAACGTTTTCGAAGTAGGCTGCACAGTGGAGGCGCTTTCGATCGGAGAGCGGAACGTATTCGAGAGCAAGAGCTACGTGTCAGCCGACGTTACCGTGGGCAATGGATGTGTGATCGGTGCCGGTTGCCGCCTGGTTGGCAAACAGTCGCTGGATGATAAAATCGTCGTGTACGGCCGTTCCTGCTTGCAGCGGGAAACACTGGATAAGCACAAGTCCCAGATGATACAGCTCGACTACCTGAGGAAGATTCTGCCAAACTATCATCACCTACGGAAGGTGAATTACGATCCGAAGAAGGAGCGGGCTGAAGTTTGA